A part of Trachemys scripta elegans isolate TJP31775 chromosome 23, CAS_Tse_1.0, whole genome shotgun sequence genomic DNA contains:
- the CCR7 gene encoding C-C chemokine receptor type 7 isoform X1, whose protein sequence is MDSGKQVKVAAVLSLPFIFQLCTGNNVTDYYDSNTTVDYNMFETLCEKAEVRSFRAAFLPAMYSLICFVGLLGNGLVMLTYVYFKRLKTMTDIYLLNLALADILFLLTLPFWATSAAKYWLFGEFACKAVYCICKMSFFSGMLLLLAISIDRYFSIVQAASAHRLRSRMIFISKITCFSIWILAFVLSIPELVHSGVNASETPRCSIIATTDLHKFDTGIKVSQMVFGFLVPLLVMSFCYFVIVKTLLQARNFEKNKAIKVIIAVVIVFVVFQLPYNGVMLAKTISAFNNTDSLCEKSKQLDVADDVTYTLACFRCCLNPFLYAFIGVKFRNDLFKLLKELGCLSQERLWHLSSCRENRRFSFAMETETTTTFSP, encoded by the exons ATGGACAGTG GTAAACAGGTGAAAGTAGCAGCTGTTTTGAGTCTTCCCTTCATTTTCCAG TTGTGCACAGGCAACAATGTCACTGACTACTATGACTCCAACACCACTGTTGATTACAACATGTTTGAGACTCTCTGTGAGAAGGCTGAGGTCCGGAGCTTCCGCGCCGCATTCCTCCCAGCTATGTACTCACTCATCTGCTTCGTTGGGCTCCTGGGGAACGGCCTGGTGATGCTGACCTACGTCTACTTCAAGAGGCTCAAGACAATGACTGACATCTACCTGCTGAACCTGGCCTTAGCGGACATCCTCTTCCTGCTGACGCTCCCCTTCTGGGCCACGAGCGCAGCCAAGTACTGGCTTTTTGGGGAGTTTGCCTGCAAAGCCGTCTACTGCATCTGCAAGATGAGCTTCTTCAGCGggatgctgctgctcctggccatcAGCATTGACAGGTACTTCTCCATTGTCCAGGCTGCCTCCGCCCACCGTCTCCGCTCCCGCATGATCTTCATCAGCAAGATCACGTGCTTCTCCATCTGGATCCTGGCCTTTGTCCTCTCCATCCCAGAACTGGTCCACAGTGGAGTGAACGCATCCGAGACCCCCCGCTGCTCCATCATCGCCACCACCGACTTGCACAAGTTCGACACTGGCATCAAAGTGTCCCAGATGGTCTTTGGCTTCCTAGTACCCCTGTTGGTCATGTCCTTCTGCTACTTTGTCATCGTCAAGACCTTGCTCCAGGCCCGTAACTTTGAGAAGAACAAGGCCATCAAGGTCATCATCGCTGTGGTGATAGTCTTCGTCGTCTTCCAGCTGCCTTACAATGGCGTCATGTTGGCCAAGACCATCTCCGCTTTCAACAATACTGACAGCCTGTGCGAGAAGAGTAAGCAGCTTGACGTGGCAGACGACGTGACCTACACTCTGGCCTGCTTCCGCTGCTGCCTCAACCCCTTCCTCTATGCCTTCATTGGCGTCAAGTTCCGCAACGACCTCTTCAAGCTTCTCAAGGAGCTGGGTTGCCTGAGCCAGGAGCGGCTCTGGCATCTGTCGAGCTGCAGGGAGAACAGGCGGTTCTCCTTTGCTATGGAGACCGAGACAACCACCACTTTCTCACCGTGA
- the CCR7 gene encoding C-C chemokine receptor type 7 isoform X2: protein MFETLCEKAEVRSFRAAFLPAMYSLICFVGLLGNGLVMLTYVYFKRLKTMTDIYLLNLALADILFLLTLPFWATSAAKYWLFGEFACKAVYCICKMSFFSGMLLLLAISIDRYFSIVQAASAHRLRSRMIFISKITCFSIWILAFVLSIPELVHSGVNASETPRCSIIATTDLHKFDTGIKVSQMVFGFLVPLLVMSFCYFVIVKTLLQARNFEKNKAIKVIIAVVIVFVVFQLPYNGVMLAKTISAFNNTDSLCEKSKQLDVADDVTYTLACFRCCLNPFLYAFIGVKFRNDLFKLLKELGCLSQERLWHLSSCRENRRFSFAMETETTTTFSP, encoded by the coding sequence ATGTTTGAGACTCTCTGTGAGAAGGCTGAGGTCCGGAGCTTCCGCGCCGCATTCCTCCCAGCTATGTACTCACTCATCTGCTTCGTTGGGCTCCTGGGGAACGGCCTGGTGATGCTGACCTACGTCTACTTCAAGAGGCTCAAGACAATGACTGACATCTACCTGCTGAACCTGGCCTTAGCGGACATCCTCTTCCTGCTGACGCTCCCCTTCTGGGCCACGAGCGCAGCCAAGTACTGGCTTTTTGGGGAGTTTGCCTGCAAAGCCGTCTACTGCATCTGCAAGATGAGCTTCTTCAGCGggatgctgctgctcctggccatcAGCATTGACAGGTACTTCTCCATTGTCCAGGCTGCCTCCGCCCACCGTCTCCGCTCCCGCATGATCTTCATCAGCAAGATCACGTGCTTCTCCATCTGGATCCTGGCCTTTGTCCTCTCCATCCCAGAACTGGTCCACAGTGGAGTGAACGCATCCGAGACCCCCCGCTGCTCCATCATCGCCACCACCGACTTGCACAAGTTCGACACTGGCATCAAAGTGTCCCAGATGGTCTTTGGCTTCCTAGTACCCCTGTTGGTCATGTCCTTCTGCTACTTTGTCATCGTCAAGACCTTGCTCCAGGCCCGTAACTTTGAGAAGAACAAGGCCATCAAGGTCATCATCGCTGTGGTGATAGTCTTCGTCGTCTTCCAGCTGCCTTACAATGGCGTCATGTTGGCCAAGACCATCTCCGCTTTCAACAATACTGACAGCCTGTGCGAGAAGAGTAAGCAGCTTGACGTGGCAGACGACGTGACCTACACTCTGGCCTGCTTCCGCTGCTGCCTCAACCCCTTCCTCTATGCCTTCATTGGCGTCAAGTTCCGCAACGACCTCTTCAAGCTTCTCAAGGAGCTGGGTTGCCTGAGCCAGGAGCGGCTCTGGCATCTGTCGAGCTGCAGGGAGAACAGGCGGTTCTCCTTTGCTATGGAGACCGAGACAACCACCACTTTCTCACCGTGA